Proteins encoded within one genomic window of Halodesulfurarchaeum formicicum:
- a CDS encoding SDR family oxidoreductase gives MDVTFDFTDQVPLVTGVSGSLGSAVAEAFLAAGATVAGTDRRPPSETESDLGTEQIDFYEADLTDEPAVESLIAEVIEDHGRLDYLLNVAGTWAGGDPIEATDLSTFEMVFDVNLKTMFLASKHALPHLQATEGAIVNVSAKASLSGGEGDGPYRASKAGVRLLTETIAEEQSGVVRANAIMPSVIDTPANREMIPNGDFDAWVAPEDIARTMLALCSDATVATSGAAVPVFGEA, from the coding sequence ATGGACGTTACCTTCGACTTCACCGATCAGGTCCCACTGGTTACGGGTGTCTCCGGGAGTCTCGGCAGTGCCGTCGCCGAGGCCTTCCTGGCGGCCGGGGCGACCGTGGCCGGAACGGACCGCCGCCCGCCGAGCGAGACCGAGAGCGATCTCGGGACCGAGCAAATCGACTTCTACGAGGCCGACCTCACGGACGAACCGGCCGTCGAGTCGTTAATCGCCGAGGTCATCGAGGACCACGGCCGCCTCGATTATCTGCTGAACGTCGCCGGCACCTGGGCCGGCGGCGATCCCATCGAGGCGACCGACCTCTCGACCTTCGAGATGGTCTTCGACGTGAACCTCAAGACCATGTTTCTCGCCTCGAAACACGCGCTCCCGCACCTGCAGGCGACCGAGGGGGCGATCGTCAACGTGAGCGCGAAAGCCTCACTCTCCGGGGGCGAGGGCGACGGGCCGTACCGGGCCTCGAAAGCCGGCGTGCGGTTGCTCACCGAGACCATCGCCGAGGAGCAGTCCGGGGTCGTTCGGGCCAACGCCATCATGCCGAGTGTCATCGACACGCCGGCGAACCGGGAGATGATTCCAAACGGCGACTTCGACGCCTGGGTCGCGCCCGAGGATATCGCCCGGACGATGCTCGCACTCTGCAGTGACGCGACAGTCGCCACGAGCGGCGCGGCCGTCCCCGTCTTCGGCGAGGCCTAA
- a CDS encoding universal stress protein, which produces MGLYDRIVVPTDGSAASRPAIEHAVELAAVHDAEIHALYVINLASLSGVPTEGSMEGISEALEQEGETALEMVTEAAAIRDVPVEQVRLEGRPSQQIVAYATDHDGDLIVMGTHGRGGLDRLLLGSVAERVVRSATVPVLTVQDAGAEFSD; this is translated from the coding sequence ATGGGCCTCTATGATCGGATCGTCGTCCCCACGGACGGCTCGGCGGCGAGTCGCCCCGCGATCGAACACGCCGTCGAACTCGCGGCGGTCCACGACGCGGAGATTCACGCCCTCTACGTGATCAACCTGGCGAGCCTCTCGGGTGTCCCGACGGAGGGCTCCATGGAGGGAATCTCCGAGGCGCTCGAACAGGAGGGCGAGACGGCCCTCGAAATGGTCACGGAGGCCGCCGCTATCCGGGACGTTCCCGTCGAGCAGGTTCGCCTGGAGGGACGGCCCAGCCAGCAGATCGTGGCGTACGCCACCGATCACGACGGCGACCTGATCGTCATGGGCACCCACGGCCGGGGTGGCCTCGACCGCCTGCTTCTGGGCAGTGTGGCCGAGCGGGTGGTCCGCTCCGCGACGGTTCCGGTGCTGACCGTCCAGGATGCGGGAGCGGAGTTCTCCGATTAG
- a CDS encoding amidohydrolase family protein yields the protein MRLEGQIVVGSDFHVLEGRVVVEAGTITAIEETPVESDDIILPAFVNAHTHVGDSIAKEAGRGRSLEALVAPPDGLKHQLLAEASVEEQVQAMRRTLSFMQQSGTGTFVDFREEGIEGVKALDRAAEGLDIEALSFGRGDPEVLSVATGYGASGTNDGDFQAAREAAREAGKPFGIHAGERDTSDIEAALDLEPDHLVHMVHAEDEHLERVADLEIPIVVSPRSNLVTGVGLPPVSKLREYTTVALGTDNVMLNGPSMFREMEFLAKCCDLAATEVLEMATLAGTAIADRPGGILAPGRPAKLLVLDGDTDNLAGYQDPIRAIVRRAGVADLKRVHLPANS from the coding sequence GTGAGACTCGAGGGGCAGATCGTCGTCGGTTCGGACTTCCACGTACTCGAGGGGCGGGTCGTCGTGGAGGCCGGAACGATCACGGCCATCGAGGAGACCCCCGTCGAGAGCGATGACATCATCCTCCCCGCGTTCGTGAACGCCCACACGCACGTCGGGGACTCGATCGCGAAAGAGGCCGGCCGCGGGCGCAGCCTGGAAGCGCTGGTCGCCCCACCGGACGGGCTGAAACATCAACTGTTGGCCGAGGCGAGTGTCGAAGAACAGGTACAGGCCATGCGCCGGACCCTCTCTTTCATGCAGCAAAGCGGCACCGGGACGTTCGTCGACTTTCGGGAGGAGGGCATCGAGGGCGTGAAGGCCCTGGACCGGGCCGCCGAGGGCCTGGATATCGAGGCCCTCTCCTTCGGTCGCGGTGACCCAGAGGTCCTCTCGGTCGCAACCGGTTACGGTGCCAGCGGGACAAACGACGGCGACTTCCAGGCGGCCCGTGAAGCGGCCCGCGAGGCGGGCAAGCCCTTCGGAATCCACGCCGGCGAGCGGGACACCTCCGACATCGAGGCGGCCCTGGACCTGGAGCCGGACCACCTCGTCCACATGGTCCACGCCGAGGACGAGCACCTCGAACGGGTCGCTGACCTGGAGATCCCGATCGTCGTCTCCCCACGATCGAACCTGGTGACCGGCGTGGGACTCCCGCCGGTCTCGAAGCTTCGTGAGTACACCACTGTCGCGCTGGGCACGGACAACGTCATGCTCAACGGGCCGTCGATGTTCCGCGAGATGGAGTTTCTCGCGAAGTGCTGTGACCTCGCGGCGACGGAAGTCCTGGAGATGGCGACCCTGGCGGGGACGGCGATCGCCGACCGGCCCGGCGGCATCCTCGCCCCGGGCCGCCCGGCCAAGTTACTCGTGCTCGACGGGGACACGGACAACCTCGCCGGCTATCAGGACCCCATCAGAGCAATCGTCCGTCGGGCAGGGGTCGCGGATCTGAAACGGGTGCACCTCCCGGCGAACAGTTAA
- a CDS encoding HD domain-containing protein: MITIKDSVHDHIEVEGVAAALLDTPPVQRLRRVSQLGTASLVYPSANHTRFEHSLGVYALATRVLDHLDIRGEDAKTVRAAALLHDIGHAPYSHTLEDLLYHRTGRQHDDVEDLLTGDVADILLAHDIEPDRVVGLIAGDGRLGQLIAGELDVDRMDYLVRDAHHTGVPYGTIDIERLLRALRFVDGNLVLAEGNVQTAESLLVARALMNPTVYNHHVTRITKRMLQRATERLLESGAVSAETVARMDDPALQVALREAEGAAPLARRLADRRLYKRAIWAEYGDVGQDRAGELIEATPETIRDTEATIAERAGVEVDQVLVDVQDPPSMQESTTRVIVNGEIRRLPAQSTVVRALEQAQREQWRLGVYAPEARTEAVGRAAEAVLGLKITGSRITETDSPGRYASLTDFGGDSA, from the coding sequence ATGATCACGATCAAGGACAGCGTCCACGACCACATCGAGGTCGAGGGCGTGGCGGCGGCCCTGTTGGACACGCCGCCGGTCCAGCGGCTCAGACGGGTGAGCCAACTGGGGACGGCCTCGCTCGTCTACCCCTCCGCGAATCACACCCGCTTCGAACACAGCCTCGGGGTCTATGCCCTGGCCACTCGGGTCCTCGATCACCTGGACATCCGGGGCGAGGACGCCAAGACGGTCAGAGCCGCCGCGCTCTTGCACGACATCGGCCATGCCCCCTATAGTCACACGCTCGAAGACCTCCTCTATCACCGGACCGGGCGGCAGCACGACGACGTCGAGGACCTGCTTACGGGAGACGTGGCCGACATCCTCCTGGCTCACGACATCGAACCCGACCGGGTCGTGGGGCTGATCGCCGGGGACGGGCGACTCGGCCAGCTAATCGCCGGGGAACTCGACGTGGATCGAATGGACTACCTGGTCCGGGACGCCCACCACACCGGCGTGCCCTACGGCACGATCGACATCGAGCGGCTCCTCCGGGCCCTTCGCTTCGTCGACGGGAATTTAGTCCTCGCGGAGGGCAACGTCCAGACCGCAGAGAGTCTGCTGGTGGCCCGGGCGCTGATGAACCCCACCGTGTACAACCACCACGTCACCAGAATCACCAAGCGAATGCTCCAGCGGGCGACCGAGCGCCTCCTCGAGTCGGGAGCGGTTTCGGCCGAGACCGTCGCCCGAATGGACGACCCGGCCCTGCAGGTCGCGCTTCGGGAGGCCGAGGGTGCAGCCCCCCTCGCCAGGCGACTGGCCGACCGCCGACTCTACAAGCGGGCCATCTGGGCCGAATACGGGGACGTCGGCCAGGACCGGGCCGGCGAACTCATCGAGGCCACCCCCGAAACTATCAGGGACACCGAAGCGACCATCGCCGAGCGCGCGGGGGTCGAGGTCGACCAGGTGCTCGTCGACGTCCAGGACCCACCATCGATGCAGGAGTCCACCACCCGGGTTATCGTGAACGGCGAGATCCGACGCCTGCCGGCCCAGTCGACGGTCGTCCGGGCACTCGAACAGGCCCAGCGAGAGCAGTGGCGACTGGGCGTTTACGCCCCGGAAGCCCGTACCGAGGCCGTCGGCCGGGCCGCAGAAGCCGTTCTCGGACTAAAGATCACGGGCTCGCGCATTACCGAGACCGACTCGCCGGGGCGCTATGCATCCTTGACCGACTTCGGGGGTGATTCGGCGTGA
- the cofD gene encoding 2-phospho-L-lactate transferase, whose translation MPTVLAGGTGTPKLLWGTDPVFDPETVTVIANTGDDVELGGLLVCPDIDSVLYGRSDRLDRERWWGQANDTATTNTELAALTEALDRGDDPRYLPDTAQTAGRDLARFRRFSAAPEFLHIGDRDRAVHLLRTSLLDEGHSLTAATRQLATAFGLSVSVLPMSDDPVATIVHTPAGEMHFQEFWVARGGEPTVSDVEFRGAKAAEPTQAVLDALAEPVVIGPANPITSLGPMLALAGVPAALSETTVVAVSPFIEDQVFSGPAAKLMRAEGYEASTAGVAAALPFVDAFVLDTADGTNLDRPTIRTDTKIETKADATRVARATKAALEVV comes from the coding sequence ATGCCGACCGTTCTCGCTGGCGGAACCGGAACCCCAAAGCTCCTCTGGGGGACCGATCCGGTTTTCGATCCGGAGACGGTCACCGTTATCGCCAACACCGGTGACGACGTGGAACTCGGCGGGTTGCTGGTCTGTCCCGACATCGATTCGGTCCTCTATGGCCGGAGCGATCGACTCGACCGCGAGCGCTGGTGGGGCCAGGCAAACGATACGGCGACCACCAACACGGAACTCGCTGCACTCACGGAAGCGCTCGACCGGGGGGACGACCCTCGATACCTTCCCGACACAGCACAGACGGCCGGCCGGGACCTGGCCCGCTTTCGTCGCTTCTCTGCGGCCCCGGAGTTTCTCCACATCGGCGATCGGGACCGGGCCGTCCACCTCCTCCGGACTTCGCTGCTTGATGAAGGTCACTCGCTTACGGCAGCCACCCGACAGCTTGCAACGGCCTTTGGGCTCTCGGTGTCGGTGCTTCCGATGAGCGACGATCCGGTCGCGACCATCGTTCATACTCCGGCCGGCGAGATGCACTTCCAGGAGTTCTGGGTCGCTCGCGGCGGCGAGCCGACCGTCTCGGACGTCGAGTTTCGCGGCGCTAAAGCGGCCGAACCCACCCAGGCCGTGCTCGACGCCCTCGCGGAGCCAGTCGTCATCGGGCCGGCCAACCCCATTACGAGTCTCGGTCCGATGCTCGCTCTTGCGGGGGTTCCCGCGGCGCTCTCCGAGACGACCGTCGTCGCCGTCTCGCCGTTCATCGAGGACCAGGTCTTCTCGGGCCCGGCCGCGAAACTCATGCGCGCCGAGGGCTACGAGGCCTCGACAGCGGGTGTCGCTGCGGCGCTGCCCTTCGTCGATGCCTTCGTGCTCGATACCGCGGACGGGACGAACCTGGACCGGCCCACGATCCGCACCGACACGAAAATCGAGACGAAAGCGGACGCGACGCGGGTCGCCAGGGCGACCAAAGCGGCTCTGGAGGTCGTCTGA
- a CDS encoding tRNA-dihydrouridine synthase, translating into MFEPRLALASLSGESDAQWATAASPWAGLAFLGGLALDDPTRAAARELVAERDRKEFLPADPFGFMDAQLGQLADLNIEPGFNVRAVEPTALRRAAAICEEHDAVLEINAHCRQPEMTDRGGGQALLHEPERLREQVAVASATGATVSVKVRAEVDGVDLPALGESLVAAGADILHVDAMDSEPVVGAIADRVDAFLIANNGVRDRETARNYLQRGADAVSVARPSDDPRVLDRVLRGVQES; encoded by the coding sequence ATGTTCGAGCCCCGCCTCGCGCTCGCGAGTTTGAGTGGCGAGTCGGACGCCCAGTGGGCGACCGCGGCCTCGCCGTGGGCCGGGCTGGCGTTTCTCGGTGGGCTGGCCCTCGACGACCCGACACGGGCGGCCGCTCGCGAACTGGTCGCCGAGCGTGACCGCAAAGAGTTCCTCCCGGCCGATCCCTTTGGGTTCATGGACGCTCAGCTCGGCCAATTGGCGGATCTGAATATCGAGCCGGGATTCAACGTCCGGGCCGTCGAGCCAACTGCGCTACGCCGGGCCGCCGCCATCTGTGAGGAGCACGACGCGGTTCTCGAAATCAACGCCCACTGCCGGCAGCCCGAGATGACCGATCGGGGTGGCGGGCAGGCGTTGCTCCACGAGCCCGAACGACTACGAGAACAGGTCGCGGTCGCGAGTGCGACCGGGGCGACGGTGAGCGTGAAAGTTCGGGCGGAAGTGGACGGAGTCGATCTCCCCGCGCTCGGCGAGTCACTCGTCGCGGCCGGGGCCGATATCCTTCACGTCGACGCGATGGACTCGGAGCCGGTGGTGGGTGCGATCGCCGACCGGGTCGACGCCTTCCTCATCGCGAACAACGGGGTTCGTGACCGGGAGACGGCTCGAAACTACCTGCAACGGGGTGCAGATGCCGTCAGCGTGGCCCGGCCCAGCGACGATCCACGGGTACTGGATCGGGTCCTTCGGGGCGTCCAGGAGAGCTAG
- a CDS encoding 30S ribosomal protein S17e, which produces MAIKPDYVKKTGTILLERYPQAFQADDFEHNKESVTALTNIESKGVRNRIAGYVTRKLN; this is translated from the coding sequence ATGGCAATCAAGCCCGACTACGTCAAAAAGACCGGAACGATCCTGCTCGAACGATATCCCCAGGCCTTCCAGGCTGACGACTTCGAGCACAACAAGGAGAGCGTGACCGCCCTGACCAACATCGAGTCCAAGGGGGTCCGCAATCGGATCGCCGGCTACGTCACGCGCAAACTCAACTGA